From Channa argus isolate prfri chromosome 18, Channa argus male v1.0, whole genome shotgun sequence, the proteins below share one genomic window:
- the rbm18 gene encoding probable RNA-binding protein 18 isoform X2, translating to MSSAAETVENASIISESVAHDGNRLWIGNIDPKITEYHLVKLLEKFGKVKQFDFLFHKSGPLEGQPRGYCFVNFSTREEAERAIQCLNGKLALSKKLVVRWAHAQRFEGFRNDKTMPPSLEPSCSAAGEGPVATNHLSTSAKIRAIEAKLQMMEENPDDEYSGPSAYVYNKPPERKRWEPYSKSHHNNQSRPFRKFRR from the exons ATGTCGTCGGCAGCAGAGACGGTGGAAAATGCCTCGATCATTTCAGAGAGTGTGGCCCATGATGGAAACCGCTTGTGGATAGGCAACATCGATCCTAAAATCACAGA GTACCACCTGGTAAAGTTATTAGAAAAGTTTGGCAAAGTGAAACAATTTGACTTCCTGTTTCATAAGTCTGGGCCTTTAGAGGGACAGCCACGGGGCTACTGCTTTGTCAACTTCAGCACCAGAGAG GAGGCAGAAAGAGCAATCCAGTGTTTAAATGGGAAGTTAGCTTTGTCGAAGAAGTTGGTTGTGCGCTGGGCGCATGCACAG AGGTTTGAAGGTTTCCGTAATGACAAGACTATGCCTCCAAGTCTGGAACCATCATGCAGTGCAGCAGGAGAAGGGCCAGTAGCAACGAACCACCTCAG TACGAGTGCTAAGATCCGTGCCATTGAGGCCAAGCTCCAGATGATGGAGGAGAATCCAGATGATGAGTACTCGGGCCCATCGGCCTATGTTTACAACAAACCGCCAGAGAGGAAACGCTGGGAGCCCTACTCTAAATCACACCACAATAACCAGAGCAGGCCCTTCCGCAAGTTTAGGAGATGA
- the rbm18 gene encoding probable RNA-binding protein 18 isoform X1, which translates to MSSAAETVENASIISESVAHDGNRLWIGNIDPKITEYHLVKLLEKFGKVKQFDFLFHKSGPLEGQPRGYCFVNFSTREEAERAIQCLNGKLALSKKLVVRWAHAQVRRFEGFRNDKTMPPSLEPSCSAAGEGPVATNHLSTSAKIRAIEAKLQMMEENPDDEYSGPSAYVYNKPPERKRWEPYSKSHHNNQSRPFRKFRR; encoded by the exons ATGTCGTCGGCAGCAGAGACGGTGGAAAATGCCTCGATCATTTCAGAGAGTGTGGCCCATGATGGAAACCGCTTGTGGATAGGCAACATCGATCCTAAAATCACAGA GTACCACCTGGTAAAGTTATTAGAAAAGTTTGGCAAAGTGAAACAATTTGACTTCCTGTTTCATAAGTCTGGGCCTTTAGAGGGACAGCCACGGGGCTACTGCTTTGTCAACTTCAGCACCAGAGAG GAGGCAGAAAGAGCAATCCAGTGTTTAAATGGGAAGTTAGCTTTGTCGAAGAAGTTGGTTGTGCGCTGGGCGCATGCACAGGTAAGG AGGTTTGAAGGTTTCCGTAATGACAAGACTATGCCTCCAAGTCTGGAACCATCATGCAGTGCAGCAGGAGAAGGGCCAGTAGCAACGAACCACCTCAG TACGAGTGCTAAGATCCGTGCCATTGAGGCCAAGCTCCAGATGATGGAGGAGAATCCAGATGATGAGTACTCGGGCCCATCGGCCTATGTTTACAACAAACCGCCAGAGAGGAAACGCTGGGAGCCCTACTCTAAATCACACCACAATAACCAGAGCAGGCCCTTCCGCAAGTTTAGGAGATGA